In Microbacterium binotii, one DNA window encodes the following:
- a CDS encoding EamA family transporter → MTARSGSTSAVALVLVGLACQEVGASLAVLLFDEVGPLGMVMLRLVFAAMVLLLIARPSLRGHSRAAWLAVVRFGLVLALMNGLFYLALERLPLGVTVTIEVLGPLTLSIIAARRASAWLWAGLAFVGVAALGGGGWDRLDALGVVFALGAAASWALYILASARVGREFVRLDGLALAMAVGAVLSLPFGIADAGGALLRPDLLALGAGVAVLSSTIPYALELSALRRLAASTFAILMSLGPATASIAGFLLLGQHLSVLEIAGIALVIAASIGAVLMAPRARRQDEPVA, encoded by the coding sequence GTGACCGCTCGCTCCGGATCCACCTCCGCCGTCGCCCTGGTCCTGGTCGGCCTCGCCTGCCAGGAGGTCGGCGCCTCGCTCGCCGTTCTGCTGTTCGATGAGGTCGGACCGCTGGGCATGGTCATGCTTCGGCTCGTCTTCGCGGCGATGGTGCTGTTGCTCATCGCACGACCGAGCCTGCGGGGGCATTCGCGGGCGGCCTGGCTCGCGGTCGTCCGGTTCGGGCTGGTGCTGGCGCTGATGAACGGGCTGTTCTATCTCGCTCTCGAACGCCTGCCGCTCGGCGTCACCGTGACGATCGAGGTGCTCGGGCCGCTGACGCTGTCGATCATCGCGGCGCGTCGGGCCTCCGCATGGCTCTGGGCCGGACTCGCGTTCGTGGGCGTCGCTGCGCTCGGCGGGGGTGGCTGGGACCGCCTGGATGCACTCGGTGTGGTCTTCGCGCTGGGCGCCGCCGCGAGCTGGGCGCTGTACATCCTCGCCTCGGCGCGGGTCGGACGCGAGTTCGTCCGGCTCGACGGCCTCGCGTTGGCCATGGCCGTGGGCGCCGTGCTCTCGCTCCCCTTCGGCATCGCGGATGCGGGCGGCGCGCTGCTGCGGCCCGACCTGCTGGCGCTCGGGGCCGGGGTCGCCGTGCTGTCCTCGACGATCCCCTACGCGCTCGAGCTGTCCGCGCTGCGGCGACTGGCCGCATCGACGTTCGCGATCCTCATGAGCCTCGGACCGGCGACGGCGTCGATCGCCGGTTTCCTCCTGCTCGGGCAGCACCTGAGCGTGCTCGAGATCGCGGGCATCGCCTTGGTGATCGCCGCCAGTATCGGCGCGGTGCTGATGGCCCCGCGGGCCCGCCGTCAGGATGAACCGGTGGCCTGA